The sequence below is a genomic window from Halanaerobiales bacterium.
TATTTTCTCCAACTGTATCTAAAAGCTCTGAATTAGCAAAATAAACTTTTTTTCTTTCAGATTCAGCAATATTTTTAGTTCTTTCACTTATCTTCATTATTTTTTGATACTGTTCATCAACCTTTTTTGCTTTTTTTTCTAAATTTAAAGCTTTTCCTAAAAGCTGATTTGTTTCTCTAATTTGAGAAAGACTTTCTGGATTAATAACTAAAGTTGCAATTCCAAGTTCCTTTAATCTATCTGCAGTCTCGATACCATCTCCATGGGGAAACATAATAACCAGGTCAGGATTAAGTTCCATTATACTCTCGATATTTACCCCTTTATTCTTTGAACCAACATTAGATAATTCATTAATTTTAGGATTGATTTTTGTAAAAATTGTTTGATTGGGCAAACCACTTGCACCTGAAACCAATCTGCCATCAGCCCCCAGGGCCATCACAAACTGCGTAGCAGGCGTATAAGTTGTTATAACTCTTTCAACTTTTTCTGGAACTTTTACTTCTCTCCCCATCATATCTACAACAGTTCTTTTCTCTGCCTTCATTTCTGTTGTAAAAGTTAAAGTAAGGGATAAGATGAAAATAATTAATACTATGATTTTTATTTTATTATTAAACATTATTAGCCTCCTAGATATTAAATTTATTATTTTCGCTATGTTCAACCTCATATAACGCTACTAAAAAAATTTTATCATTAATAAATCATTAAATCGTCAATTTAAATTATAGGAAGGGAAGATAATATCCCCTCCCTTATTAAATTCTAAACAAAGATGAAATAAAATACAAATACTATACCTAATAAATAAACTAACCAATGAACATTTTCTCCTTCACCAGTAAATAATTTTAATATAGGATAAATTATAAAACCTAGAGCTATTCCATTAGAAATTGAGTAGGTCATAGGCATTGCTATCATTGCCACAAAAGCTGGAAAAATTTCTGTAAAGTCATCCCAATCAAGGTCAGTTATATTTGACATCATCATTGTTCCTACTATTATCAAAACAGGAGCTGTTGCTGCTCCAGGAACTACGCCCACAAGTGGCTTAAAGAAAAGTGCTAAAAAGAATAATAATGCTGCTACAACTCCTGTTAATCCAGTTCTACCACCTTCAGCAACACCTGATGAAGATTCTACATAAGTTGTAACAGTGGTAGTACCAAATAATGCACCAGCAGTAGTACCTACTGCATCAGCCAATAAAGCCCTATTAGCCTTTGGTAAATCTCCATTTTCATCCAGATAACCTGCCTGCTGACTGACTCCAACTAAAGTGCCCGCAGTATCAAACATGTCTACAAATAAGAATGACAGTAAGATAACTACAAATCCAGCATCAAAAGCTGCCTTTAAATCCAATTGAAATAATACTCCAGACCAATCACCCCATTGCGGTAAAGCAAAAATTCCTTCTAAGGGAGGTGTTACTCCATTTAATGTTCCAAATAAAGTAGAAATTATTATCCCCCAAAGCAGGGCTCCTCTTATTCCTCGAGCATATAAAATTCCAGTTACAATTAAACCTACCAGAGTAACTAAAGATGCTCCAGAAATAACATCACCCATCTGCACTAAAGTAGATTCTGAAGCGACTACTATCTTAGCATTTTGTAAACCAATAAATGCTATAAAAAGTCCTATACCAGCACTTATTCCTGTTTTTAAAGCCATAGGAATTTTATTTACAA
It includes:
- a CDS encoding ABC transporter substrate-binding protein, which gives rise to MFNNKIKIIVLIIFILSLTLTFTTEMKAEKRTVVDMMGREVKVPEKVERVITTYTPATQFVMALGADGRLVSGASGLPNQTIFTKINPKINELSNVGSKNKGVNIESIMELNPDLVIMFPHGDGIETADRLKELGIATLVINPESLSQIRETNQLLGKALNLEKKAKKVDEQYQKIMKISERTKNIAESERKKVYFANSELLDTVGEN
- a CDS encoding NCS2 family permease, producing MESKNANSGFLENIFKLEENNTDVKTEILAGFTTFMTMAYIIFVNPSILSDAGMPFGGVFIATIAGAIVGTLFMAFLTNYPFVLASGMGLNAYFTYSVVLNMGVSWQAALGVIFVEGILFIILSVTPVRKMIVNKIPMALKTGISAGIGLFIAFIGLQNAKIVVASESTLVQMGDVISGASLVTLVGLIVTGILYARGIRGALLWGIIISTLFGTLNGVTPPLEGIFALPQWGDWSGVLFQLDLKAAFDAGFVVILLSFLFVDMFDTAGTLVGVSQQAGYLDENGDLPKANRALLADAVGTTAGALFGTTTVTTYVESSSGVAEGGRTGLTGVVAALLFFLALFFKPLVGVVPGAATAPVLIIVGTMMMSNITDLDWDDFTEIFPAFVAMIAMPMTYSISNGIALGFIIYPILKLFTGEGENVHWLVYLLGIVFVFYFIFV